From Streptomyces griseorubiginosus, one genomic window encodes:
- a CDS encoding FGGY family carbohydrate kinase: MGGPVLAVDQGTSGTKALVICPERGVIGTGFAEVRPRHLPGGLVEVDPAQLHDSVVEAGARALAEAGEPVTALGLANQGETVLAWDPATGRPLTDALVWQDRRASSVCTELAAHADELRELTGLPLDPYFAAPKMAWIRRHLTREGVVTTSDTWLVHRLTGAFVTDAATAGRTQLLDLDRAEWSPRALDLYGLADERLPEVVDNARQVGVTREFGPDIPLTGLAVDQQAALLAQRITAPGGAKCTYGTGAFLLAHTGPVPRRGGAGLVSCVAWRLGGRTSYCLDGQVYTAASAVRWLTDLGLIKGAADLDTVGGSVPDSGGVTFVPALAGLAAPWWRGDLRGSLTGLGLDTGPGHVVRALCEGLAAQVVELAEAVATDLGSPLATLRVDGGLTRSALLMQTQADLLQRPVEVSALPDATALGVGALARLGAEPALSVADALPDWKPAAVYEPRVSAEEAAERLAVFRSAVTALLEGTPR, from the coding sequence ATGGGCGGTCCGGTGCTCGCCGTCGACCAGGGCACGTCCGGCACCAAGGCCCTGGTGATCTGCCCCGAACGCGGTGTCATCGGCACCGGGTTCGCCGAGGTACGGCCCCGCCATCTGCCCGGCGGCCTCGTCGAGGTCGATCCCGCCCAGCTCCACGACTCGGTGGTCGAGGCGGGTGCGCGTGCGCTGGCCGAGGCGGGTGAACCCGTGACCGCACTGGGCCTCGCCAACCAGGGCGAGACGGTGCTCGCCTGGGACCCGGCGACGGGCCGGCCGCTCACCGACGCGCTCGTCTGGCAGGACCGCCGGGCGTCGAGCGTGTGCACCGAACTCGCCGCTCACGCGGACGAGTTGCGGGAGCTGACCGGCCTCCCGCTGGACCCCTACTTCGCCGCGCCGAAGATGGCGTGGATACGACGGCACCTCACCCGCGAGGGAGTCGTCACCACCAGCGACACCTGGCTGGTCCACCGGCTCACCGGCGCCTTCGTCACGGACGCCGCCACGGCCGGACGCACCCAGCTCCTCGACCTCGACCGCGCCGAGTGGTCACCGCGCGCCCTCGACCTGTACGGACTGGCCGACGAACGGCTCCCGGAGGTCGTCGACAACGCCCGACAGGTGGGTGTGACAAGGGAGTTCGGCCCGGACATCCCGCTCACCGGCCTGGCCGTCGACCAGCAGGCCGCCCTCCTGGCCCAGCGGATCACCGCACCGGGCGGCGCCAAGTGCACCTACGGCACCGGCGCGTTCCTGCTCGCCCACACCGGGCCCGTGCCCCGACGCGGTGGGGCGGGGCTGGTGAGCTGTGTGGCCTGGCGGCTCGGCGGACGGACCAGCTACTGCCTGGACGGCCAGGTCTACACGGCCGCGTCGGCGGTCCGCTGGCTCACCGACCTGGGCCTCATCAAGGGCGCCGCCGACCTCGACACGGTGGGCGGCTCGGTGCCGGACAGCGGCGGGGTCACCTTCGTCCCGGCCCTCGCCGGACTCGCGGCCCCCTGGTGGCGCGGCGACCTGCGCGGCTCGCTCACGGGGCTGGGCCTGGACACCGGCCCCGGGCACGTGGTGCGCGCCCTGTGCGAGGGACTGGCGGCCCAGGTGGTCGAGCTCGCCGAGGCCGTCGCGACGGACCTCGGCTCACCCCTGGCCACCCTCCGCGTCGACGGCGGCCTCACCCGCTCCGCCCTGCTCATGCAGACCCAGGCCGACCTGCTGCAACGCCCGGTCGAGGTGTCGGCCCTCCCGGACGCGACGGCCCTGGGCGTGGGCGCACTGGCCCGCCTGGGCGCCGAACCCGCCCTCTCCGTCGCCGACGCCCTGCCGGACTGGAAACCGGCCGCGGTGTACGAGCCGAGGGTGTCGGCCGAGGAGGCGGCGGAGCGACTGGCGGTCTTCCGAAGCGCGGTCACGGCACTGCTCGAAGGAACGCCCCGATGA
- a CDS encoding FAD-dependent oxidoreductase, with the protein MGAGVVGSAIARALAHHPNLRIALLEAQDDIGQGSSKANTAILHTGFDATPGTLEARLVREGAHLLAEYATATGIPVEPVGALLVAWNEDQLAALPRLAEKAERNDCPGTSLIGPEGLYAREPHLGPGALGALHVPGESIICPWTTNLAYATQAVRNGVDLHLNTQVRTVGRHHDHHVLDTSRGPLRTRWLVNAAGLHADTLDRALGHDDFTVTPRRGQLLVFDKFARDLVHHILLPVPTALGKGVLVAPTVYGNVLLGPTAEDLDDKRATLSTAEGLRALRDQGRRILPALLDEEVTAVYAGLRAATEHEDYRITAHPEQAYVTVGGIRSTGLTASLAIAAYVTDLLADSGLDPGPAADLDPVRMPNLGEAFPRPYQRPELIAADPEYGTVVCHCERVTRGEIRDALTATIPPAGLDGLRRRTRARAGRCQGFHCGAAVRKLFEEVPR; encoded by the coding sequence ATGGGCGCCGGAGTGGTCGGCAGCGCGATAGCCAGGGCTCTCGCCCACCACCCGAACCTCCGCATCGCCCTCCTCGAAGCACAGGACGACATAGGCCAGGGCAGCTCCAAGGCCAACACCGCCATCCTGCACACCGGCTTCGATGCCACCCCCGGCACCCTGGAGGCCCGCCTGGTCCGGGAGGGCGCACACCTGCTCGCCGAGTACGCGACCGCGACCGGCATCCCCGTGGAACCCGTCGGCGCCCTCCTCGTCGCCTGGAACGAGGACCAACTCGCCGCCCTGCCCCGCCTCGCGGAGAAGGCCGAGCGCAACGACTGCCCGGGGACCTCCCTGATAGGCCCGGAAGGGCTCTATGCCCGAGAACCCCACCTCGGCCCCGGCGCGCTCGGCGCCCTGCACGTGCCCGGCGAGAGCATCATCTGCCCTTGGACGACGAACCTGGCGTACGCCACCCAGGCGGTCCGCAACGGCGTCGACCTCCACCTCAACACCCAGGTCAGGACGGTCGGCCGGCACCACGACCACCACGTCCTCGACACGTCACGCGGCCCCCTCCGCACCCGCTGGCTCGTCAACGCCGCCGGACTGCACGCCGACACCCTCGACCGCGCCCTCGGCCACGACGACTTCACCGTCACCCCGCGCCGCGGCCAACTGCTCGTCTTCGACAAGTTCGCCCGCGACCTCGTACACCACATCCTGCTGCCCGTCCCCACGGCACTCGGCAAGGGCGTCCTGGTCGCCCCCACGGTCTACGGCAATGTCCTGCTCGGCCCCACCGCCGAGGACCTCGACGACAAGCGGGCCACCCTCTCCACCGCCGAAGGACTGCGAGCACTCCGCGACCAGGGCCGCCGCATCCTCCCCGCGCTGCTCGACGAGGAGGTCACCGCCGTCTACGCGGGCCTGCGCGCCGCCACCGAGCACGAGGACTACCGCATCACCGCGCACCCGGAGCAGGCGTACGTCACCGTCGGCGGCATCCGCTCGACCGGACTGACCGCCTCGCTCGCCATCGCCGCGTACGTGACGGACCTGCTCGCCGACAGCGGACTGGACCCAGGGCCGGCCGCGGACCTGGACCCGGTCCGCATGCCCAACCTCGGAGAGGCGTTCCCTCGCCCCTACCAGCGGCCCGAACTCATCGCCGCCGACCCGGAGTACGGCACCGTCGTCTGCCACTGCGAGCGGGTGACCCGGGGCGAGATCCGCGACGCGCTCACCGCCACGATCCCCCCGGCCGGACTCGACGGACTGCGCCGCAGGACCCGGGCCCGGGCGGGGCGGTGCCAGGGGTTCCACTGCGGGGCGGCGGTACGGAAGCTGTTCGAGGAGGTGCCCAGGTGA
- a CDS encoding NAD(P)/FAD-dependent oxidoreductase produces MSRVRQVDVLIVGAGPAGLAAAARLATARVPRVEVMDRESQAGGVPRHCAHGGYGTWRHPLTGPEYARLLVGAAERAGAVVRTHVTALDWAGPLALHTVGPGGPETIEARAVVLATGARERPRSARLVPGTRPAGVYTTGELQQAVHLYGQRVGARAVVVGAENVSYAAAATVRAAGAAVVAMVTDLPRPQTTIARAADARLGQGIPLLTDTTVTELLGHGRLSGVRVRHHDGRTAVLPCDTVVFTGDFVPEHELARRGGLTLDTGTRGPVVDGSLHTSRPGVFAVGSVLHAVESAATAAREGAHAAGAVLEALAGAEPPDGVPLLVEPPLRWIAPNRVTPADRGLPYVLRTTVPLNRSLLHVVQDGRTLHRQVLLRALPNRTLTLAARWTHRVDPKGGPVAVQITSR; encoded by the coding sequence GTGAGCCGGGTGCGCCAGGTGGACGTCCTGATCGTCGGCGCCGGCCCCGCGGGACTCGCGGCCGCCGCCCGTCTGGCCACCGCGCGAGTGCCCCGGGTCGAGGTGATGGACCGCGAGTCACAGGCCGGGGGAGTACCACGCCACTGTGCGCACGGCGGCTACGGCACCTGGCGGCACCCCCTGACCGGCCCCGAGTACGCCCGGCTCCTCGTCGGCGCGGCGGAGCGCGCCGGCGCCGTCGTACGCACCCACGTCACCGCCCTCGACTGGGCGGGCCCCCTGGCACTGCACACCGTCGGCCCCGGCGGCCCGGAGACGATCGAGGCACGCGCGGTCGTCCTGGCCACCGGCGCCCGGGAACGCCCGCGCTCCGCTCGGCTGGTGCCCGGCACCCGGCCCGCAGGCGTCTACACGACGGGCGAACTCCAGCAGGCCGTGCACCTGTACGGACAGCGGGTCGGCGCACGCGCCGTCGTGGTCGGCGCCGAGAACGTCTCCTACGCGGCCGCCGCCACCGTACGGGCCGCGGGAGCGGCGGTCGTCGCCATGGTCACCGACCTCCCCCGGCCGCAGACCACCATCGCCCGCGCGGCCGACGCCCGGCTCGGACAAGGGATCCCGCTCCTCACCGACACCACGGTCACCGAACTCCTCGGCCACGGAAGGCTGTCCGGGGTCCGCGTCCGGCACCACGACGGCCGGACGGCCGTACTGCCCTGCGACACCGTCGTGTTCACCGGCGACTTCGTGCCCGAGCACGAACTGGCCCGGCGCGGCGGCCTCACCCTCGACACCGGCACCCGCGGCCCGGTCGTCGACGGCTCGCTGCACACCTCACGGCCCGGCGTCTTCGCCGTCGGCAGTGTGCTGCACGCCGTGGAGAGCGCGGCGACCGCGGCCCGGGAGGGTGCGCACGCGGCCGGTGCCGTTCTCGAAGCGCTCGCGGGAGCCGAACCTCCCGACGGCGTCCCCCTGCTGGTCGAGCCGCCCCTGCGGTGGATCGCCCCCAACCGGGTCACCCCGGCCGACCGCGGACTGCCGTACGTCCTGCGCACGACGGTGCCCCTGAACCGGTCCCTCCTGCACGTCGTTCAGGACGGCCGCACACTGCACCGCCAGGTCCTGCTCCGGGCGCTTCCGAACCGGACCCTCACCCTGGCCGCCCGCTGGACACACCGAGTCGATCCCAAGGGCGGCCCGGTGGCCGTCCAGATCACCTCACGGTGA